The genome window GCGCTTCCGCCGGGCGGCAGTGAGATACTGGAAGCGGCGATGGGCCGGCTTGGCCTGTCGGCGCGCAGCATGGACAAGATTCTGAAAATCGCACGCACGATAGCCGATCTGGCGGGCGAAGAAACGATTCAGAAGCAACATTTGACAGAGGCCGTGCAGTACCGGAGTTTTGACCGGGCGGCCGTTATGGAGAGGTTATGAGGAAACTTGCCGGGCTGGTGTGTTTTTGCGCGGTTGTGTGCTGCTGCGGCGCGTTGCGCGCCGGGGAAGAGGCGGAACGCAATGTGCATGTGGTGGTTAAGGGCGACTGTCTGTGGGATATCGCCGGCAAGTATTGCGGCCAGCCGAGGAAATGGCGCAAACTTTACAAGGGCAACATGCGTATCATAAAAAATCCCGAGCTGATTTATCCCGGCCAGACGCTGGCGGTTACCTGCCTGCCGGACGGCGGAATAAAGATGGAGCCAGTCGCGCCGGCGGAAGCGGCGGCGATAGACACGGCGCCGGTTTCGGTGGCGGTGTCCAGCCCCGCGGAACAGGCTGCCGGGGCGGAGCCCGCGCCCGAGGCCGCGCCGAAGAAACCGGCCGGGCCGGATGCGGATGACAGGCTGTTGTCGGAACTGAAAGAACTGGCCGACGGCCGGGGCCGGGCGCAGGAGGATAACCTGTCCGTTTCGCCGGAGATGCCGGCCGACATGACGTGGGGTTTTCCTTCCCAGGATAACCAGCTGGTCGCGCCGGACTGGCGCGAGGACGGGAAAGTGGTGGCGGCGGATCTTGATGATCCGCTGGACACGCTCGCCGCGTTCGGGGATGTGGTGCAGCTGGAGCTGCGGACCGCCGGCTCCGTGCGCGCGGGCGAGCTGGTGTTTGTTTTCCGGCGCGGCAACGTGATCAAAGACAGCAACGGCGCGGCCAGACTTCAGCTGCAGCGTTCTGCGGCCCTTAAAATCAGGGCGGTAAACGGAACAACGGCTACGGCGGAAGTGGTCCGCGCGGTCAACCCGGTTGAGGTTGATGATTTGATTATGAAATAGCTCCGCCGCAGCGCGGAGCAGAGAATGAATCCATCGGATATAACATGAGCGAGCAGTGGTGCGATTTCAGACAGATTGTAGAGCAGGGCATTAAGCGGCGCGGCATTTCCCTGCGGGAACTGTGCCGGCGTGCCGGCACGGATGCGTCCTATCTTTCCAAGGTGCTTGCCGGAAAGCGCAATCCTCCGGAACAGGCCGCGGTGCTCAACGGCCTGGCGGAGGCGCTGGAACTGAGCCCGGAGATTATTTTTTTGTCGGTCGGGCGGATTCCGCCTCTGTGGGAAAAACTCCGGCATGACCGCGCGGCGTTTAATTCCGTGAACGTGTTTCTGGCGGGCGGAACGCAGCTGCCGGCGGCGGGAGCCGGCCCGGCGGCCAGGTCAGGCCGCTCCGGCGACGAAATTCCGGAGGAGCTTCTTTAAATGCCGCCATTGCTTTCACCTGCCGAGCGGGAAGCCCGGTTGCGCATGAATACGGCCTGGTTTATGAGGCCGGACTGGTGCCGCCGGCTGGTGGAACTGCACGGCAGCGCGTGCGCCGTGCTCGGGCAGACCGCGGCGGAACTGGCGGAGTCAAGCGCGTTGCCGCTGAAAAACGCGGAGAAATTTTTAGCCGACTGCGCTGCGGCCGATGCGGCCGGCGAATTGCGCGCCGCCGCCGATTGCGGCGGGCGCGTGGTGTTTCCGGAAGACGAGGATTTTCCGCCGCGGCTTGCCGGCATACCGGACGCGCCGTTTCTTGTTTATGTGAAAGGCGATATCGGGTTCGGCGGCCCGGCGGTCGCGGTTGTGGGGGCGCGTTACCCGGACGCGTACGGCCGCAGAATGTGCTCGGCCCTTGCGGCGGAGCTGGCCGGAGCCGGTTTCCTGATCGTAAGCGGACTGGCGCGCGGCATAGACACCGCGGCGCACGAAGCCGCGCTGGCGCGCGGCGGACGAACCTGGGCGGTGGTCGGCACCGGGCTGGGCAAATGTTATCCGCCGGAAAACCGCGGGCTGGAAGAACGGATTTTAAAAGCGGGCGGCGCGGTGATAAGCGAGTTTCCCGTTTCGAGCGGGCCGGCGGCGCACCATTTTCCGCGTCGCAACCGGCTGGTGTCGGGTTTATGCGGGGCGGTGCTGGTGGTGCAGGGCGATATAAAATCGGGTTCGCTCATCACAGCGCGCGTCGCGCTGGAGCAGGGCCGGGAAGTGCTGGCGGTGCCGGGCCAGGCTGACGAGCCGCTGAGCGCGGGGCCGAACCGGCTGATCCGGGACGGGGCGGTGCTGGTTCAGACGGCGAAAGACGTGCTGGACTCCTATCCGCCGCAGGAGCTGTTCGGGATAATGCTGCCGGCCGGCGAACCGGAAGCGAAAACCGCGCGGGCCGTCGCGCTGGAAGGGCTGAGCGCCGACGAGCGCGCCCTGCTCGAATGCATAGGCGGGCAGGAACTGCCGGTGGACGTGATAGCGCAGACTCTTAACTGGGACATTCCGCGCACCGCCGGCGCGCTGTTCGAGCTGGAGATAAAATCGCTGGTATCCGCGGCGGCGGGCCTGTACGCGAAAAATTGACGCAATACTAGAAATCAGGAAGGAATATGACTGCAAAAGCAAGCGGCAAAAAATATCTGGTGGTGGTGGAATCTCCCACCAAACAAAAAACCATAGGCAAGATACTGGGCCCGGAATATGTGGTGCGCAGTTCGTTCGGGCATGTGCGCGATCTGCCGGAGCGGGAGCTGGGCGTGGACGAGAAGAACGGATTCAAACCCACTTACGTCATCATTCCGAAAGCCAAAAAAAACATAACGGAGCTAAAGACCGCTTATAAAGACGCCGATCTGCTTTATCTGGCGACCGACCCTGACCGGGAAGGCGAGTCCATAGCGTGGCATCTGGTGGAGGCGCTGTCGCCTGACATGAAAAAGGTCAAGCGCATAGCGTTTCATGAGATTACGCCGGGCGCGATCAGGGAATCCTTCAACAATGCGCGCGACATTGACGACAATCTTGTCGAGGCGCAGCAGGCGCGGCGCGTGCTGGACCGGCTGGTGGGTTATAAACTGTCGCCGCTTTTGTGGCGCAAGATCAGCAAGGGGCTGTCGGCCGGGCGGGTGCAGTCGGTGGCGGTGCGGATTCTGGTGGAGCGCGCGAAAGAGATCGCGGAGTTTCCGGTGGAAAGCT of Elusimicrobiaceae bacterium contains these proteins:
- the dprA gene encoding DNA-processing protein DprA, giving the protein MPPLLSPAEREARLRMNTAWFMRPDWCRRLVELHGSACAVLGQTAAELAESSALPLKNAEKFLADCAAADAAGELRAAADCGGRVVFPEDEDFPPRLAGIPDAPFLVYVKGDIGFGGPAVAVVGARYPDAYGRRMCSALAAELAGAGFLIVSGLARGIDTAAHEAALARGGRTWAVVGTGLGKCYPPENRGLEERILKAGGAVISEFPVSSGPAAHHFPRRNRLVSGLCGAVLVVQGDIKSGSLITARVALEQGREVLAVPGQADEPLSAGPNRLIRDGAVLVQTAKDVLDSYPPQELFGIMLPAGEPEAKTARAVALEGLSADERALLECIGGQELPVDVIAQTLNWDIPRTAGALFELEIKSLVSAAAGLYAKN
- a CDS encoding helix-turn-helix transcriptional regulator, whose translation is MSEQWCDFRQIVEQGIKRRGISLRELCRRAGTDASYLSKVLAGKRNPPEQAAVLNGLAEALELSPEIIFLSVGRIPPLWEKLRHDRAAFNSVNVFLAGGTQLPAAGAGPAARSGRSGDEIPEELL
- a CDS encoding LysM peptidoglycan-binding domain-containing protein — translated: MRKLAGLVCFCAVVCCCGALRAGEEAERNVHVVVKGDCLWDIAGKYCGQPRKWRKLYKGNMRIIKNPELIYPGQTLAVTCLPDGGIKMEPVAPAEAAAIDTAPVSVAVSSPAEQAAGAEPAPEAAPKKPAGPDADDRLLSELKELADGRGRAQEDNLSVSPEMPADMTWGFPSQDNQLVAPDWREDGKVVAADLDDPLDTLAAFGDVVQLELRTAGSVRAGELVFVFRRGNVIKDSNGAARLQLQRSAALKIRAVNGTTATAEVVRAVNPVEVDDLIMK